The Ziziphus jujuba cultivar Dongzao chromosome 7, ASM3175591v1 genome includes a region encoding these proteins:
- the LOC107423670 gene encoding uncharacterized protein LOC107423670 isoform X3 gives MGSMSEEEDPYFDSRDDITSVSDSGSDCPDNTDSDYGVVDSFPASVGYEVWIKNPVSIRERRNKFLRWMGLGEKKIVGEDPEITSSDELEVDTDRITEYSYSGAVLGSSRFDDRFSSSHSSMSCRSTDARELLDRAFEENFNCRIRNLDDGTEFIVDEMGEDGMLTRLRKVGSDSLLTVQEFERSLGLSPLVQQMMRREVEQTSNLEVARKQVKKGWLRRIGVVACIVDRQVEAGTVNCNDSYPVARSRNQTVKVRSYKKRSKELSALYMKQDIQAHEGSILAMKFSHEGQYLASAGEDGIVRVWQVMESERSDEFDILCSDPSCAYFRINYLREVVPLHVEKNGKLKNTRKTSDSSCVIFPKKLFQILDKPIHEFHGHCGAVLDLSWSKNKQLLSSSMDKTVRLWQVGYNQCLKIFSHNNYVTSVQFNPVDDNYFISGSIDGKVRIWAISGCQVVDWTDITEIVTAVCYRPDGKGGIIGSMNGDCRFYDASDNRLQLYAQICLQGKKKSPLKRITGFQFSPTDPSKLLVTSADSQVRVLCGVDVICKYRGSQASACFTSDGSHIVSAGEDSNVYIWNNSSNDGPVAQAKNHWSCERFFSNNASVAVPWCRMTCSQYCLSSSTSGASASPDPHFNAQRYDQERGSQQYELVEDSLQNMRFSSSSPLSLSHRFFSEPLVLKGSATWPEEKLPPPSSLSVSSAMCKSQFKLLKSSCQSMNGCPHAWGMVIVTAGWDGRIRAFQNYGLPIRL, from the exons ATGGGAAGCATGAGCGAGGAAGAGGATCCATATTTCGATAGTCGTGATGACATTACCTCTGTTTCCGATTCGGGCTCCGATTGCCCTGACAATACCGACTCTGATTATGGGGTGGTTGATAGTTTTCCAGCTAGTGTAGGATATGAGGTTTGGATTAAGAACCCGGTAAGCATTCGTGAGCGGCGCAACAAATTTCTAAGGTGGATGGGTTTAGGTGAGAAAAAAATAGTGGGAGAGGATCCTGAGATTACATCTTCTGATGAATTGGAGGTGGATACTGATAGAATTACTGAGTACAGTTACAGTGGTGCAGTTTTAGGATCATCAAGATTTGATGATCGGTTTTCCTCGAGTCATTCTTCCATGTCTTGTCGGTCAACTGATGCTAGAGAATTGCTAGATCGGGCATTTGAAGAGAACTTCAATTGTAGGATCAGAAATTTGGATGATGGGACAGAATTCATTGTGGATGAAATGGGAGAGGATGGGATGCTGACTAGACTACGCAAGGTCGGTTCAGATTCATTACTTACTGTTCAGGAGTTCGAGAGGAGTCTTGGCTTATCCCCCTTGGTTCAGCAGATGATGCGGAGAGAAGTTGAACAGACTTCCAATTTGGAGGTGGCTAGAAAGCAGGTGAAGAAAGGGTGGTTGAGGAGAATAGGGGTTGTGGCCTGCATTGTTGATAGACAAGTGGAAGCTGGTACTGTGAATTGCAATGATTCCTATCCAGTTGCAAGGTCTAGGAATCAAACTGTTAAGGTTAGGTCTTACAAGAAGCGATCTAAGGAATTATCAGCGCTTTATATGAAGCAAGATATACAGGCCCATGAAGGTTCAATTTTAGCAATGAAATTCAGTCATGAAGGTCAGTACCTTGCAAGTGCTGGTGAAGATGGAATTGTGCGTGTATGGCAGGTAATGGAATCAGAGAGATCGGATGAATTTGACATTCTTTGTAGTGATCCTTCATGTGCATACTTCAGGATTAATTATCTACGTGAAGTTGTCCCCCTTCATGTGGAGAAAAATGGTAAACTGAAGAATACAAGGAAAACATCTGATTCATCTTGTGTTATTTTCCCTAAAAAATTATTCCAGATATTGGATAAACCAATCCATGAATTCCATGGGCATTGTGGTGCGGTATTGGACCTCTCATGGTCAAAAAACAAG CAGCTGTTGTCATCCTCTATGGACAAGACTGTACGGTTGTGGCAAGTTGGATACAATCAGTgcctaaaaatattttcacacaATAACTATG TCACAAGTGTTCAATTTAATCCTGTAGATGATAACTACTTCATCAGTGGTTCTATAGATGGAAAAGTACGCATTTGGGCAATTTCTGGTTGCCAAGTTGTTGATTGGACTGATATAACAGAAATAGTAACGGCTGTCTGTTATCGCCCTGATGGAAAG GGAGGAATTATTGGCTCCATGAATGGTGATTGCCGCTTTTATGATGCATCAG ATAATCGTCTGCAATTGTACGCTCAAATATGCTTGCAGGGTAAGAAGAAGTCACCACTCAAGAGGATAACTGGTTTTCAG TTTTCTCCAACTGACCCGAGCAAACTACTGGTTACATCTGCTGATTCACAAGTTCGGGTTCTTTGTGGAGTTGATGTTATCTGCAAATACCGAG GAAGCCAGGCATCTGCATGCTTCACCTCCGACGGGAGTCATATTGTTTCAGCAGGGGAGGATTCTAATGTATATATCTGGAATAATAGTAGCAATGATGGACCTGTGGCCCAAGCAAAGAACCACTGGTCTTGTGAGCGTTTCTTCTCAAACAATGCTTCAGTTGCTGTCCCTTGGTGTAGGATGACTTGCAGCCAGTATTGTCTGTCAAGTAGTACATCGGGAGCATCAGCATCTCCTGATCCTCATTTCAATGCACAGAGATACGATCAGGAAAGAGGGTCACAGCAATATGAGCTGGTAGAGGATTCACTGCAAAATATGCGATTCTCATCATCCAGTCCTTTGTCGCTGAGTCATCGATTTTTCTCGGAGCCTTTAGTGCTCAAGGGATCTGCAACTTGGCCAGAGGAGAAGCTTCCTCCCCCAAGTTCGTTGTCTGTGTCATCTGCAATGTGTAAATCACAATTCAAGCTTTTGAAATCATCTTGCCAGAGCATGAATGGTTGTCCGCATGCATGGGGTATGGTTATTGTAACTGCTGGCTGGGATGGACGGATCAGAGCATTCCAAAATTACGGATTACCAATTCGGCTTTGA
- the LOC107423670 gene encoding uncharacterized protein LOC107423670 isoform X1 has translation MGSMSEEEDPYFDSRDDITSVSDSGSDCPDNTDSDYGVVDSFPASVGYEVWIKNPVSIRERRNKFLRWMGLGEKKIVGEDPEITSSDELEVDTDRITEYSYSGAVLGSSRFDDRFSSSHSSMSCRSTDARELLDRAFEENFNCRIRNLDDGTEFIVDEMGEDGMLTRLRKVGSDSLLTVQEFERSLGLSPLVQQMMRREVEQTSNLEVARKQVKKGWLRRIGVVACIVDRQVEAGTVNCNDSYPVARSRNQTVKVRSYKKRSKELSALYMKQDIQAHEGSILAMKFSHEGQYLASAGEDGIVRVWQVMESERSDEFDILCSDPSCAYFRINYLREVVPLHVEKNGKLKNTRKTSDSSCVIFPKKLFQILDKPIHEFHGHCGAVLDLSWSKNKQLLSSSMDKTVRLWQVGYNQCLKIFSHNNYVTSVQFNPVDDNYFISGSIDGKVRIWAISGCQVVDWTDITEIVTAVCYRPDGKGGIIGSMNGDCRFYDASDNRLQLYAQICLQGKKKSPLKRITGFQFSPTDPSKLLVTSADSQVRVLCGVDVICKYRGLQNAGSQASACFTSDGSHIVSAGEDSNVYIWNNSSNDGPVAQAKNHWSCERFFSNNASVAVPWCRMTCSQYCLSSSTSGASASPDPHFNAQRYDQERGSQQYELVEDSLQNMRFSSSSPLSLSHRFFSEPLVLKGSATWPEEKLPPPSSLSVSSAMCKSQFKLLKSSCQSMNGCPHAWGMVIVTAGWDGRIRAFQNYGLPIRL, from the exons ATGGGAAGCATGAGCGAGGAAGAGGATCCATATTTCGATAGTCGTGATGACATTACCTCTGTTTCCGATTCGGGCTCCGATTGCCCTGACAATACCGACTCTGATTATGGGGTGGTTGATAGTTTTCCAGCTAGTGTAGGATATGAGGTTTGGATTAAGAACCCGGTAAGCATTCGTGAGCGGCGCAACAAATTTCTAAGGTGGATGGGTTTAGGTGAGAAAAAAATAGTGGGAGAGGATCCTGAGATTACATCTTCTGATGAATTGGAGGTGGATACTGATAGAATTACTGAGTACAGTTACAGTGGTGCAGTTTTAGGATCATCAAGATTTGATGATCGGTTTTCCTCGAGTCATTCTTCCATGTCTTGTCGGTCAACTGATGCTAGAGAATTGCTAGATCGGGCATTTGAAGAGAACTTCAATTGTAGGATCAGAAATTTGGATGATGGGACAGAATTCATTGTGGATGAAATGGGAGAGGATGGGATGCTGACTAGACTACGCAAGGTCGGTTCAGATTCATTACTTACTGTTCAGGAGTTCGAGAGGAGTCTTGGCTTATCCCCCTTGGTTCAGCAGATGATGCGGAGAGAAGTTGAACAGACTTCCAATTTGGAGGTGGCTAGAAAGCAGGTGAAGAAAGGGTGGTTGAGGAGAATAGGGGTTGTGGCCTGCATTGTTGATAGACAAGTGGAAGCTGGTACTGTGAATTGCAATGATTCCTATCCAGTTGCAAGGTCTAGGAATCAAACTGTTAAGGTTAGGTCTTACAAGAAGCGATCTAAGGAATTATCAGCGCTTTATATGAAGCAAGATATACAGGCCCATGAAGGTTCAATTTTAGCAATGAAATTCAGTCATGAAGGTCAGTACCTTGCAAGTGCTGGTGAAGATGGAATTGTGCGTGTATGGCAGGTAATGGAATCAGAGAGATCGGATGAATTTGACATTCTTTGTAGTGATCCTTCATGTGCATACTTCAGGATTAATTATCTACGTGAAGTTGTCCCCCTTCATGTGGAGAAAAATGGTAAACTGAAGAATACAAGGAAAACATCTGATTCATCTTGTGTTATTTTCCCTAAAAAATTATTCCAGATATTGGATAAACCAATCCATGAATTCCATGGGCATTGTGGTGCGGTATTGGACCTCTCATGGTCAAAAAACAAG CAGCTGTTGTCATCCTCTATGGACAAGACTGTACGGTTGTGGCAAGTTGGATACAATCAGTgcctaaaaatattttcacacaATAACTATG TCACAAGTGTTCAATTTAATCCTGTAGATGATAACTACTTCATCAGTGGTTCTATAGATGGAAAAGTACGCATTTGGGCAATTTCTGGTTGCCAAGTTGTTGATTGGACTGATATAACAGAAATAGTAACGGCTGTCTGTTATCGCCCTGATGGAAAG GGAGGAATTATTGGCTCCATGAATGGTGATTGCCGCTTTTATGATGCATCAG ATAATCGTCTGCAATTGTACGCTCAAATATGCTTGCAGGGTAAGAAGAAGTCACCACTCAAGAGGATAACTGGTTTTCAG TTTTCTCCAACTGACCCGAGCAAACTACTGGTTACATCTGCTGATTCACAAGTTCGGGTTCTTTGTGGAGTTGATGTTATCTGCAAATACCGAG GCCTCCAAAATGCAGGAAGCCAGGCATCTGCATGCTTCACCTCCGACGGGAGTCATATTGTTTCAGCAGGGGAGGATTCTAATGTATATATCTGGAATAATAGTAGCAATGATGGACCTGTGGCCCAAGCAAAGAACCACTGGTCTTGTGAGCGTTTCTTCTCAAACAATGCTTCAGTTGCTGTCCCTTGGTGTAGGATGACTTGCAGCCAGTATTGTCTGTCAAGTAGTACATCGGGAGCATCAGCATCTCCTGATCCTCATTTCAATGCACAGAGATACGATCAGGAAAGAGGGTCACAGCAATATGAGCTGGTAGAGGATTCACTGCAAAATATGCGATTCTCATCATCCAGTCCTTTGTCGCTGAGTCATCGATTTTTCTCGGAGCCTTTAGTGCTCAAGGGATCTGCAACTTGGCCAGAGGAGAAGCTTCCTCCCCCAAGTTCGTTGTCTGTGTCATCTGCAATGTGTAAATCACAATTCAAGCTTTTGAAATCATCTTGCCAGAGCATGAATGGTTGTCCGCATGCATGGGGTATGGTTATTGTAACTGCTGGCTGGGATGGACGGATCAGAGCATTCCAAAATTACGGATTACCAATTCGGCTTTGA
- the LOC107423670 gene encoding uncharacterized protein LOC107423670 isoform X2: MGSMSEEEDPYFDSRDDITSVSDSGSDCPDNTDSDYGVVDSFPASVGYEVWIKNPVSIRERRNKFLRWMGLGEKKIVGEDPEITSSDELEVDTDRITEYSYSGAVLGSSRFDDRFSSSHSSMSCRSTDARELLDRAFEENFNCRIRNLDDGTEFIVDEMGEDGMLTRLRKVGSDSLLTVQEFERSLGLSPLVQQMMRREVEQTSNLEVARKQVKKGWLRRIGVVACIVDRQVEAGTVNCNDSYPVARSRNQTVKVRSYKKRSKELSALYMKQDIQAHEGSILAMKFSHEGQYLASAGEDGIVRVWQVMESERSDEFDILCSDPSCAYFRINYLREVVPLHVEKNGKLKNTRKTSDSSCVIFPKKLFQILDKPIHEFHGHCGAVLDLSWSKNKLLSSSMDKTVRLWQVGYNQCLKIFSHNNYVTSVQFNPVDDNYFISGSIDGKVRIWAISGCQVVDWTDITEIVTAVCYRPDGKGGIIGSMNGDCRFYDASDNRLQLYAQICLQGKKKSPLKRITGFQFSPTDPSKLLVTSADSQVRVLCGVDVICKYRGLQNAGSQASACFTSDGSHIVSAGEDSNVYIWNNSSNDGPVAQAKNHWSCERFFSNNASVAVPWCRMTCSQYCLSSSTSGASASPDPHFNAQRYDQERGSQQYELVEDSLQNMRFSSSSPLSLSHRFFSEPLVLKGSATWPEEKLPPPSSLSVSSAMCKSQFKLLKSSCQSMNGCPHAWGMVIVTAGWDGRIRAFQNYGLPIRL, from the exons ATGGGAAGCATGAGCGAGGAAGAGGATCCATATTTCGATAGTCGTGATGACATTACCTCTGTTTCCGATTCGGGCTCCGATTGCCCTGACAATACCGACTCTGATTATGGGGTGGTTGATAGTTTTCCAGCTAGTGTAGGATATGAGGTTTGGATTAAGAACCCGGTAAGCATTCGTGAGCGGCGCAACAAATTTCTAAGGTGGATGGGTTTAGGTGAGAAAAAAATAGTGGGAGAGGATCCTGAGATTACATCTTCTGATGAATTGGAGGTGGATACTGATAGAATTACTGAGTACAGTTACAGTGGTGCAGTTTTAGGATCATCAAGATTTGATGATCGGTTTTCCTCGAGTCATTCTTCCATGTCTTGTCGGTCAACTGATGCTAGAGAATTGCTAGATCGGGCATTTGAAGAGAACTTCAATTGTAGGATCAGAAATTTGGATGATGGGACAGAATTCATTGTGGATGAAATGGGAGAGGATGGGATGCTGACTAGACTACGCAAGGTCGGTTCAGATTCATTACTTACTGTTCAGGAGTTCGAGAGGAGTCTTGGCTTATCCCCCTTGGTTCAGCAGATGATGCGGAGAGAAGTTGAACAGACTTCCAATTTGGAGGTGGCTAGAAAGCAGGTGAAGAAAGGGTGGTTGAGGAGAATAGGGGTTGTGGCCTGCATTGTTGATAGACAAGTGGAAGCTGGTACTGTGAATTGCAATGATTCCTATCCAGTTGCAAGGTCTAGGAATCAAACTGTTAAGGTTAGGTCTTACAAGAAGCGATCTAAGGAATTATCAGCGCTTTATATGAAGCAAGATATACAGGCCCATGAAGGTTCAATTTTAGCAATGAAATTCAGTCATGAAGGTCAGTACCTTGCAAGTGCTGGTGAAGATGGAATTGTGCGTGTATGGCAGGTAATGGAATCAGAGAGATCGGATGAATTTGACATTCTTTGTAGTGATCCTTCATGTGCATACTTCAGGATTAATTATCTACGTGAAGTTGTCCCCCTTCATGTGGAGAAAAATGGTAAACTGAAGAATACAAGGAAAACATCTGATTCATCTTGTGTTATTTTCCCTAAAAAATTATTCCAGATATTGGATAAACCAATCCATGAATTCCATGGGCATTGTGGTGCGGTATTGGACCTCTCATGGTCAAAAAACAAG CTGTTGTCATCCTCTATGGACAAGACTGTACGGTTGTGGCAAGTTGGATACAATCAGTgcctaaaaatattttcacacaATAACTATG TCACAAGTGTTCAATTTAATCCTGTAGATGATAACTACTTCATCAGTGGTTCTATAGATGGAAAAGTACGCATTTGGGCAATTTCTGGTTGCCAAGTTGTTGATTGGACTGATATAACAGAAATAGTAACGGCTGTCTGTTATCGCCCTGATGGAAAG GGAGGAATTATTGGCTCCATGAATGGTGATTGCCGCTTTTATGATGCATCAG ATAATCGTCTGCAATTGTACGCTCAAATATGCTTGCAGGGTAAGAAGAAGTCACCACTCAAGAGGATAACTGGTTTTCAG TTTTCTCCAACTGACCCGAGCAAACTACTGGTTACATCTGCTGATTCACAAGTTCGGGTTCTTTGTGGAGTTGATGTTATCTGCAAATACCGAG GCCTCCAAAATGCAGGAAGCCAGGCATCTGCATGCTTCACCTCCGACGGGAGTCATATTGTTTCAGCAGGGGAGGATTCTAATGTATATATCTGGAATAATAGTAGCAATGATGGACCTGTGGCCCAAGCAAAGAACCACTGGTCTTGTGAGCGTTTCTTCTCAAACAATGCTTCAGTTGCTGTCCCTTGGTGTAGGATGACTTGCAGCCAGTATTGTCTGTCAAGTAGTACATCGGGAGCATCAGCATCTCCTGATCCTCATTTCAATGCACAGAGATACGATCAGGAAAGAGGGTCACAGCAATATGAGCTGGTAGAGGATTCACTGCAAAATATGCGATTCTCATCATCCAGTCCTTTGTCGCTGAGTCATCGATTTTTCTCGGAGCCTTTAGTGCTCAAGGGATCTGCAACTTGGCCAGAGGAGAAGCTTCCTCCCCCAAGTTCGTTGTCTGTGTCATCTGCAATGTGTAAATCACAATTCAAGCTTTTGAAATCATCTTGCCAGAGCATGAATGGTTGTCCGCATGCATGGGGTATGGTTATTGTAACTGCTGGCTGGGATGGACGGATCAGAGCATTCCAAAATTACGGATTACCAATTCGGCTTTGA
- the LOC107423670 gene encoding uncharacterized protein LOC107423670 isoform X6 yields MGSMSEEEDPYFDSRDDITSVSDSGSDCPDNTDSDYGVVDSFPASVGYEVWIKNPVSIRERRNKFLRWMGLGEKKIVGEDPEITSSDELEVDTDRITEYSYSGAVLGSSRFDDRFSSSHSSMSCRSTDARELLDRAFEENFNCRIRNLDDGTEFIVDEMGEDGMLTRLRKVGSDSLLTVQEFERSLGLSPLVQQMMRREVEQTSNLEVARKQVKKGWLRRIGVVACIVDRQVEAGTVNCNDSYPVARSRNQTVKVRSYKKRSKELSALYMKQDIQAHEGSILAMKFSHEGQYLASAGEDGIVRVWQILDKPIHEFHGHCGAVLDLSWSKNKQLLSSSMDKTVRLWQVGYNQCLKIFSHNNYVTSVQFNPVDDNYFISGSIDGKVRIWAISGCQVVDWTDITEIVTAVCYRPDGKGGIIGSMNGDCRFYDASDNRLQLYAQICLQGKKKSPLKRITGFQFSPTDPSKLLVTSADSQVRVLCGVDVICKYRGLQNAGSQASACFTSDGSHIVSAGEDSNVYIWNNSSNDGPVAQAKNHWSCERFFSNNASVAVPWCRMTCSQYCLSSSTSGASASPDPHFNAQRYDQERGSQQYELVEDSLQNMRFSSSSPLSLSHRFFSEPLVLKGSATWPEEKLPPPSSLSVSSAMCKSQFKLLKSSCQSMNGCPHAWGMVIVTAGWDGRIRAFQNYGLPIRL; encoded by the exons ATGGGAAGCATGAGCGAGGAAGAGGATCCATATTTCGATAGTCGTGATGACATTACCTCTGTTTCCGATTCGGGCTCCGATTGCCCTGACAATACCGACTCTGATTATGGGGTGGTTGATAGTTTTCCAGCTAGTGTAGGATATGAGGTTTGGATTAAGAACCCGGTAAGCATTCGTGAGCGGCGCAACAAATTTCTAAGGTGGATGGGTTTAGGTGAGAAAAAAATAGTGGGAGAGGATCCTGAGATTACATCTTCTGATGAATTGGAGGTGGATACTGATAGAATTACTGAGTACAGTTACAGTGGTGCAGTTTTAGGATCATCAAGATTTGATGATCGGTTTTCCTCGAGTCATTCTTCCATGTCTTGTCGGTCAACTGATGCTAGAGAATTGCTAGATCGGGCATTTGAAGAGAACTTCAATTGTAGGATCAGAAATTTGGATGATGGGACAGAATTCATTGTGGATGAAATGGGAGAGGATGGGATGCTGACTAGACTACGCAAGGTCGGTTCAGATTCATTACTTACTGTTCAGGAGTTCGAGAGGAGTCTTGGCTTATCCCCCTTGGTTCAGCAGATGATGCGGAGAGAAGTTGAACAGACTTCCAATTTGGAGGTGGCTAGAAAGCAGGTGAAGAAAGGGTGGTTGAGGAGAATAGGGGTTGTGGCCTGCATTGTTGATAGACAAGTGGAAGCTGGTACTGTGAATTGCAATGATTCCTATCCAGTTGCAAGGTCTAGGAATCAAACTGTTAAGGTTAGGTCTTACAAGAAGCGATCTAAGGAATTATCAGCGCTTTATATGAAGCAAGATATACAGGCCCATGAAGGTTCAATTTTAGCAATGAAATTCAGTCATGAAGGTCAGTACCTTGCAAGTGCTGGTGAAGATGGAATTGTGCGTGTATGGCAG ATATTGGATAAACCAATCCATGAATTCCATGGGCATTGTGGTGCGGTATTGGACCTCTCATGGTCAAAAAACAAG CAGCTGTTGTCATCCTCTATGGACAAGACTGTACGGTTGTGGCAAGTTGGATACAATCAGTgcctaaaaatattttcacacaATAACTATG TCACAAGTGTTCAATTTAATCCTGTAGATGATAACTACTTCATCAGTGGTTCTATAGATGGAAAAGTACGCATTTGGGCAATTTCTGGTTGCCAAGTTGTTGATTGGACTGATATAACAGAAATAGTAACGGCTGTCTGTTATCGCCCTGATGGAAAG GGAGGAATTATTGGCTCCATGAATGGTGATTGCCGCTTTTATGATGCATCAG ATAATCGTCTGCAATTGTACGCTCAAATATGCTTGCAGGGTAAGAAGAAGTCACCACTCAAGAGGATAACTGGTTTTCAG TTTTCTCCAACTGACCCGAGCAAACTACTGGTTACATCTGCTGATTCACAAGTTCGGGTTCTTTGTGGAGTTGATGTTATCTGCAAATACCGAG GCCTCCAAAATGCAGGAAGCCAGGCATCTGCATGCTTCACCTCCGACGGGAGTCATATTGTTTCAGCAGGGGAGGATTCTAATGTATATATCTGGAATAATAGTAGCAATGATGGACCTGTGGCCCAAGCAAAGAACCACTGGTCTTGTGAGCGTTTCTTCTCAAACAATGCTTCAGTTGCTGTCCCTTGGTGTAGGATGACTTGCAGCCAGTATTGTCTGTCAAGTAGTACATCGGGAGCATCAGCATCTCCTGATCCTCATTTCAATGCACAGAGATACGATCAGGAAAGAGGGTCACAGCAATATGAGCTGGTAGAGGATTCACTGCAAAATATGCGATTCTCATCATCCAGTCCTTTGTCGCTGAGTCATCGATTTTTCTCGGAGCCTTTAGTGCTCAAGGGATCTGCAACTTGGCCAGAGGAGAAGCTTCCTCCCCCAAGTTCGTTGTCTGTGTCATCTGCAATGTGTAAATCACAATTCAAGCTTTTGAAATCATCTTGCCAGAGCATGAATGGTTGTCCGCATGCATGGGGTATGGTTATTGTAACTGCTGGCTGGGATGGACGGATCAGAGCATTCCAAAATTACGGATTACCAATTCGGCTTTGA
- the LOC107423670 gene encoding uncharacterized protein LOC107423670 isoform X7 gives MGSMSEEEDPYFDSRDDITSVSDSGSDCPDNTDSDYGVVDSFPASVGYEVWIKNPVSIRERRNKFLRWMGLGEKKIVGEDPEITSSDELEVDTDRITEYSYSGAVLGSSRFDDRFSSSHSSMSCRSTDARELLDRAFEENFNCRIRNLDDGTEFIVDEMGEDGMLTRLRKVGSDSLLTVQEFERSLGLSPLVQQMMRREVEQTSNLEVARKQVKKGWLRRIGVVACIVDRQVEAGTVNCNDSYPVARSRNQTVKVRSYKKRSKELSALYMKQDIQAHEGSILAMKFSHEGQYLASAGEDGIVRVWQILDKPIHEFHGHCGAVLDLSWSKNKLLSSSMDKTVRLWQVGYNQCLKIFSHNNYVTSVQFNPVDDNYFISGSIDGKVRIWAISGCQVVDWTDITEIVTAVCYRPDGKGGIIGSMNGDCRFYDASDNRLQLYAQICLQGKKKSPLKRITGFQFSPTDPSKLLVTSADSQVRVLCGVDVICKYRGLQNAGSQASACFTSDGSHIVSAGEDSNVYIWNNSSNDGPVAQAKNHWSCERFFSNNASVAVPWCRMTCSQYCLSSSTSGASASPDPHFNAQRYDQERGSQQYELVEDSLQNMRFSSSSPLSLSHRFFSEPLVLKGSATWPEEKLPPPSSLSVSSAMCKSQFKLLKSSCQSMNGCPHAWGMVIVTAGWDGRIRAFQNYGLPIRL, from the exons ATGGGAAGCATGAGCGAGGAAGAGGATCCATATTTCGATAGTCGTGATGACATTACCTCTGTTTCCGATTCGGGCTCCGATTGCCCTGACAATACCGACTCTGATTATGGGGTGGTTGATAGTTTTCCAGCTAGTGTAGGATATGAGGTTTGGATTAAGAACCCGGTAAGCATTCGTGAGCGGCGCAACAAATTTCTAAGGTGGATGGGTTTAGGTGAGAAAAAAATAGTGGGAGAGGATCCTGAGATTACATCTTCTGATGAATTGGAGGTGGATACTGATAGAATTACTGAGTACAGTTACAGTGGTGCAGTTTTAGGATCATCAAGATTTGATGATCGGTTTTCCTCGAGTCATTCTTCCATGTCTTGTCGGTCAACTGATGCTAGAGAATTGCTAGATCGGGCATTTGAAGAGAACTTCAATTGTAGGATCAGAAATTTGGATGATGGGACAGAATTCATTGTGGATGAAATGGGAGAGGATGGGATGCTGACTAGACTACGCAAGGTCGGTTCAGATTCATTACTTACTGTTCAGGAGTTCGAGAGGAGTCTTGGCTTATCCCCCTTGGTTCAGCAGATGATGCGGAGAGAAGTTGAACAGACTTCCAATTTGGAGGTGGCTAGAAAGCAGGTGAAGAAAGGGTGGTTGAGGAGAATAGGGGTTGTGGCCTGCATTGTTGATAGACAAGTGGAAGCTGGTACTGTGAATTGCAATGATTCCTATCCAGTTGCAAGGTCTAGGAATCAAACTGTTAAGGTTAGGTCTTACAAGAAGCGATCTAAGGAATTATCAGCGCTTTATATGAAGCAAGATATACAGGCCCATGAAGGTTCAATTTTAGCAATGAAATTCAGTCATGAAGGTCAGTACCTTGCAAGTGCTGGTGAAGATGGAATTGTGCGTGTATGGCAG ATATTGGATAAACCAATCCATGAATTCCATGGGCATTGTGGTGCGGTATTGGACCTCTCATGGTCAAAAAACAAG CTGTTGTCATCCTCTATGGACAAGACTGTACGGTTGTGGCAAGTTGGATACAATCAGTgcctaaaaatattttcacacaATAACTATG TCACAAGTGTTCAATTTAATCCTGTAGATGATAACTACTTCATCAGTGGTTCTATAGATGGAAAAGTACGCATTTGGGCAATTTCTGGTTGCCAAGTTGTTGATTGGACTGATATAACAGAAATAGTAACGGCTGTCTGTTATCGCCCTGATGGAAAG GGAGGAATTATTGGCTCCATGAATGGTGATTGCCGCTTTTATGATGCATCAG ATAATCGTCTGCAATTGTACGCTCAAATATGCTTGCAGGGTAAGAAGAAGTCACCACTCAAGAGGATAACTGGTTTTCAG TTTTCTCCAACTGACCCGAGCAAACTACTGGTTACATCTGCTGATTCACAAGTTCGGGTTCTTTGTGGAGTTGATGTTATCTGCAAATACCGAG GCCTCCAAAATGCAGGAAGCCAGGCATCTGCATGCTTCACCTCCGACGGGAGTCATATTGTTTCAGCAGGGGAGGATTCTAATGTATATATCTGGAATAATAGTAGCAATGATGGACCTGTGGCCCAAGCAAAGAACCACTGGTCTTGTGAGCGTTTCTTCTCAAACAATGCTTCAGTTGCTGTCCCTTGGTGTAGGATGACTTGCAGCCAGTATTGTCTGTCAAGTAGTACATCGGGAGCATCAGCATCTCCTGATCCTCATTTCAATGCACAGAGATACGATCAGGAAAGAGGGTCACAGCAATATGAGCTGGTAGAGGATTCACTGCAAAATATGCGATTCTCATCATCCAGTCCTTTGTCGCTGAGTCATCGATTTTTCTCGGAGCCTTTAGTGCTCAAGGGATCTGCAACTTGGCCAGAGGAGAAGCTTCCTCCCCCAAGTTCGTTGTCTGTGTCATCTGCAATGTGTAAATCACAATTCAAGCTTTTGAAATCATCTTGCCAGAGCATGAATGGTTGTCCGCATGCATGGGGTATGGTTATTGTAACTGCTGGCTGGGATGGACGGATCAGAGCATTCCAAAATTACGGATTACCAATTCGGCTTTGA